A portion of the Cystobacter ferrugineus genome contains these proteins:
- a CDS encoding phage major capsid protein: MTRQQIADMVKALGPEVARELIDAASRSAPGRMGRGRATHEGSVYASVANFGAFTKSVIAVGRRTGAGELLEAAKRFGNADTQKAVQLSKFDSAGVLVPVQQSGEVIEFLRPEAALLKLGVRTQPFKGELHMGRQTGTSVFKWVGEGETVPRSAPKYGKLVLKAHKGMVLTDVSNDLMRTPGVGDAGVGEDIRATVADGLDEAGFNGDGTGAAPKGLFAQLDGGNTFANTGTTAAAYLADIDKAVELPLISHVRMGTAAWAIHPTRATALMQLKDSGIFVFRQEMLDKGTIRGFPFVMTVRVPVTKIVFSADWRQFIYGIDEDLILSEHDTRAEHDETTIRAIVKGDFKLRQPKAFSSITY; this comes from the coding sequence ATGACTCGCCAGCAAATCGCAGACATGGTCAAGGCGCTTGGTCCCGAGGTCGCGCGGGAGCTGATCGATGCCGCCTCCCGAAGCGCCCCCGGACGCATGGGTAGAGGCAGGGCGACGCACGAAGGCAGCGTCTACGCGAGCGTCGCGAACTTTGGCGCGTTCACGAAGAGCGTCATCGCCGTGGGTCGCCGCACGGGCGCGGGCGAGCTGCTCGAAGCCGCGAAGCGCTTCGGCAATGCCGACACGCAGAAGGCGGTTCAGCTCAGCAAGTTCGACTCGGCGGGCGTGCTCGTGCCCGTCCAGCAGAGCGGCGAAGTGATCGAGTTCCTGCGGCCCGAGGCGGCCCTGCTCAAGCTCGGCGTGCGAACCCAGCCGTTCAAGGGCGAGTTGCACATGGGCAGGCAGACCGGAACGTCTGTCTTCAAGTGGGTTGGCGAGGGGGAGACTGTCCCGAGGAGCGCACCGAAGTACGGGAAGCTCGTGCTCAAGGCGCACAAGGGGATGGTCCTCACCGACGTCAGCAACGACCTGATGCGCACGCCGGGGGTCGGTGACGCGGGCGTCGGTGAGGACATCCGCGCGACGGTGGCCGATGGTCTGGACGAAGCCGGGTTCAACGGCGACGGAACCGGGGCCGCTCCGAAGGGGCTCTTCGCTCAGCTCGACGGCGGGAACACGTTCGCGAACACTGGCACGACCGCAGCTGCCTACCTCGCCGACATCGACAAGGCGGTCGAGCTGCCCCTGATCTCGCATGTGCGGATGGGCACGGCTGCGTGGGCGATCCACCCGACCCGCGCGACCGCGCTGATGCAGCTCAAGGATTCGGGGATCTTCGTCTTCCGTCAGGAGATGCTCGACAAGGGCACGATCCGGGGCTTCCCCTTCGTGATGACGGTGCGCGTCCCCGTGACGAAGATCGTCTTCTCGGCGGACTGGCGGCAATTCATCTACGGGATCGACGAGGATCTGATCCTCTCCGAGCACGACACCCGCGCCGAGCACGACGAGACGACCATCCGCGCGATCGTGAAGGGCGACTTCAAGCTGCGCCAGCCGAAGGCGTTCAGCTCGATCACCTACTAA
- a CDS encoding HK97 family phage prohead protease — protein MIDIVFDDEDDFARKVERKVAKGILNAVSVRYLMLPGHYRQNERGGFDCDAQELLEVSIVTIPGNARAVRTKALDELSDEVVERIAQRVVELLAERGEDVPTDDGDTKPDAGEQPPANESKPEPGEPSSDDASAEDDEDKTKPKNFDAPEAAKQFVEAFKQHIRGV, from the coding sequence ATGATCGACATCGTCTTTGACGACGAAGACGACTTCGCGCGCAAGGTCGAGCGCAAGGTCGCGAAGGGCATTCTTAATGCTGTCAGCGTTCGCTACCTCATGCTGCCTGGGCACTACCGGCAGAACGAGCGGGGCGGCTTCGACTGTGACGCTCAAGAATTGCTCGAAGTCTCGATCGTGACAATTCCTGGCAACGCTCGCGCCGTGCGAACGAAGGCGCTCGACGAGCTGAGTGACGAGGTCGTCGAGCGCATCGCGCAGCGGGTTGTCGAGCTGCTCGCCGAGCGCGGCGAAGACGTGCCGACGGACGACGGGGACACGAAGCCTGACGCGGGTGAACAACCCCCCGCTAACGAGAGCAAGCCCGAGCCGGGCGAGCCGTCGTCTGACGATGCGTCAGCGGAAGACGACGAGGACAAAACCAAGCCGAAGAACTTCGACGCGCCCGAGGCCGCGAAGCAATTCGTCGAGGCGTTCAAGCAACACATCCGAGGAGTGTAA
- a CDS encoding IS701 family transposase — protein MTAPSINTLLSLLLLVSPAFTRPSFCRFLTLFAGWVGTRGLHAVTEALVSAGVSGVRHHAGFHRFFSQARWSIDQVGRLLLLHLAALAPGPLRLALDDTLCTHKGPKVFGLGVHIDPVRSTRRTRLLTFGHVWVVLSVLFPVPFSERVWALPVLFRLYRTQADCQKRGGTHLKKTQLARQLLEQVSRWLPHKPVEVVADSAYSCREVLRHLPPGVVFVGAMRADSTLHRPRTRSCRSPVTGRLLTKDILLPKPEKIARDDNHPWLTMTLSLYGAPTQVQYKELVARWYRSAGKPLLKIVIVKVPRGELSLRVFFCTDSSRTAHQVIEAYGSRWGIEVLFRDLKQLLGFASSRARSPLAVLRTAPWVGVCYTLLVLWYMELGWDTSRMGLPLRPWYRTKCTVSFADILRLAQRTLASVDWVDPRLLLARLPQLPSRPQPRAA, from the coding sequence ATGACCGCCCCTTCTATAAACACGCTACTGTCGCTGCTTCTGCTCGTGAGTCCCGCTTTCACTCGGCCCTCGTTCTGCCGCTTCCTCACCTTGTTTGCTGGCTGGGTGGGGACGCGTGGGCTGCACGCTGTCACCGAAGCCTTGGTGTCCGCGGGAGTCTCGGGCGTGCGCCACCACGCGGGCTTCCACCGCTTCTTCTCGCAAGCACGCTGGAGCATCGACCAGGTGGGCCGGTTGCTCTTGCTGCACCTGGCGGCACTCGCTCCAGGGCCGCTGCGACTGGCGCTCGACGACACCCTGTGCACCCACAAGGGTCCCAAGGTGTTCGGCCTGGGTGTGCACATCGACCCGGTGCGCTCGACTCGACGCACGCGCCTGCTCACCTTCGGCCATGTCTGGGTGGTGCTGTCCGTGCTGTTCCCCGTGCCTTTTTCTGAAAGAGTCTGGGCCCTGCCTGTTCTCTTCCGCCTCTACCGGACCCAGGCCGACTGCCAGAAGCGAGGGGGCACACACTTGAAGAAGACGCAGTTGGCACGCCAGCTCCTGGAGCAGGTGTCCCGCTGGTTACCCCACAAGCCCGTGGAGGTGGTGGCGGACTCCGCCTACTCCTGTCGGGAGGTGCTGCGCCACCTGCCACCGGGCGTTGTCTTCGTGGGAGCCATGCGAGCGGACTCCACGCTGCACCGTCCGCGCACACGCTCGTGCCGCTCGCCTGTCACTGGCCGCCTGCTCACCAAGGATATTCTCCTGCCCAAGCCCGAGAAGATTGCCCGGGACGACAATCACCCCTGGCTGACCATGACGCTCTCCTTGTATGGCGCGCCCACGCAGGTGCAGTACAAGGAGTTGGTGGCCCGGTGGTATCGTTCCGCCGGCAAACCCCTGCTCAAAATCGTCATCGTCAAAGTACCGCGCGGTGAACTGTCCCTGCGCGTCTTCTTCTGCACCGACTCGAGCCGCACGGCCCATCAAGTGATTGAAGCCTATGGCAGCCGCTGGGGGATAGAAGTGCTGTTCCGCGACCTCAAGCAACTACTGGGCTTCGCCTCTTCGCGAGCGCGCTCTCCCCTGGCGGTACTGCGGACGGCTCCCTGGGTGGGTGTKTGCTACACCCTCCTGGTGCTCTGGTATATGGAGCTGGGTTGGGACACTTCGCGGATGGGGTTGCCCCTGCGTCCCTGGTACCGCACCAAATGCACCGTCAGCTTCGCTGACATTCTGCGCCTGGCCCAGCGCACGCTCGCCTCCGTGGATTGGGTGGACCCGCGTCTTCTTCTCGCCCGATTGCCCCAGCTCCCTTCTCGGCCTCAGCCGAGAGCCGCATGA
- a CDS encoding bifunctional DNA primase/polymerase, with amino-acid sequence MDAAALEYAGRGWRVFPCYEPIRSSSGSLICTCSKGERCGQAGKHPRTPNGVKDATTDAARIREWWQQWPTANVAIATGSASGIDVVDADAKADGVTTLFKLADERGALPETVTARTSGGGCHVYFRHTGLVSKAGSLAPGLDTRGNGGYVIAPPSLHRTGERYTWVPGLAPSEMPLAEAPEWIRVAAQPKGSRPAPVLPVNTVNVWQPPPHDGLTEAQLWKRLRETSAPEHAAAVERMLAGGALFPREQHHDNLWAFISYLRFKAPEVSDATLLRLLSPSVVAMECAKHDARHVAGLLQRVNEQYAASLENDKHIAAALGVAGGPRPSIESSPTLGEAPEAGDWRAAPGYAIHDGQALGVFKLRAPEHVEHRFRRKWNAHSGHVEHRFRGCGTHPGGRPEDGRHSGALTVLDEPPPLPSPRRRC; translated from the coding sequence TTGGATGCTGCGGCCCTGGAGTATGCCGGGCGCGGCTGGCGCGTCTTCCCCTGTTACGAGCCGATCCGCTCCTCCTCCGGCTCCCTCATCTGCACATGCTCCAAGGGCGAGCGGTGCGGCCAAGCTGGCAAGCACCCGCGCACACCCAACGGCGTGAAGGACGCCACCACGGACGCCGCGCGCATTCGCGAGTGGTGGCAACAGTGGCCTACGGCCAACGTCGCCATCGCCACGGGCTCGGCCTCCGGCATTGACGTGGTGGACGCGGACGCCAAAGCCGATGGGGTCACGACGCTCTTCAAACTGGCTGACGAGCGAGGCGCGCTTCCCGAGACCGTCACAGCTCGCACCAGCGGCGGCGGCTGTCACGTCTACTTCCGCCACACGGGCCTCGTGTCCAAGGCGGGCAGCCTCGCCCCCGGCCTCGACACACGGGGAAATGGTGGGTACGTCATCGCCCCGCCCAGCCTCCACCGCACGGGGGAGCGGTACACTTGGGTGCCGGGGCTCGCGCCTTCCGAGATGCCGCTGGCCGAAGCGCCGGAGTGGATTCGTGTCGCTGCCCAGCCGAAGGGTTCCCGTCCCGCCCCGGTGCTGCCCGTCAACACGGTCAACGTGTGGCAGCCGCCCCCCCATGACGGACTCACCGAGGCGCAGCTCTGGAAGCGCCTGCGCGAGACGAGCGCCCCGGAGCACGCAGCGGCAGTGGAGCGGATGCTGGCGGGAGGGGCGCTGTTCCCGCGAGAGCAGCACCACGACAACCTTTGGGCCTTCATCTCGTACCTGCGCTTCAAAGCCCCCGAAGTCTCCGATGCAACGCTGTTGCGTCTGCTCTCTCCCTCTGTGGTCGCCATGGAGTGTGCCAAACATGACGCGCGCCACGTGGCCGGACTGCTCCAGCGAGTGAATGAGCAGTACGCCGCGTCACTGGAGAACGACAAGCATATAGCCGCGGCTCTGGGCGTTGCTGGTGGGCCTCGCCCGTCAATCGAGTCAAGCCCCACCCTTGGAGAGGCTCCCGAGGCCGGGGACTGGAGGGCCGCGCCGGGCTACGCAATCCACGACGGCCAGGCGCTCGGCGTCTTCAAGCTGCGTGCACCGGAGCATGTGGAACACCGATTCCGGAGGAAGTGGAACGCCCATTCCGGCCATGTGGAACACCGATTCCGGGGTTGTGGAACGCACCCAGGAGGTAGGCCGGAGGATGGGAGACACAGTGGAGCGTTGACGGTGCTGGACGAGCCGCCGCCTCTGCCCTCCCCCCGAAGGAGGTGTTGA
- a CDS encoding ISAzo13 family transposase — protein MRHDSKLEAALRAKYLALEGVLNERARRLWAATESRTIGYGGDAVVASATGLARATIRAGREELKKGEVVIGRQRRPGGGRKALALVQGGWVEALERLVAPTTRGDPMSPLRWTCKSTRILAVELRNQGFIVSHTSVGKKLHELGYSLHALRKSHEGTDHVDRNAQFEHISAMVEDFQARNQPVISVDTKKKELVGNFRNAGREWEPKGQPEEVNVHDFPDDAVGKAIPYGVFDMTRNEAWVSVGRDHDTPAFAVASIRQWWRTMGLPAYPNATELLITADAGGSNGYRTRAWKKELQELADDTGLNIHVCHFPPGTSKWNKIEHRLFCHITQNWRGKPLTSFETVVNLIGRTQTKKGLRVRARLDKKKYPTGIEITKAEMKRLALRKDEFHGDWNYCLEPRRAK, from the coding sequence ATGAGGCACGACTCGAAACTGGAAGCGGCCCTCCGTGCCAAGTATCTCGCTCTTGAAGGCGTCCTGAATGAGAGGGCACGTCGATTGTGGGCAGCGACGGAGTCACGCACGATAGGCTACGGTGGCGACGCGGTGGTTGCGAGCGCGACTGGTTTGGCGCGGGCGACGATCCGAGCAGGCCGCGAGGAGTTGAAGAAAGGCGAAGTAGTCATTGGACGTCAGCGTCGGCCTGGCGGTGGCCGCAAGGCGTTGGCCTTGGTGCAGGGAGGATGGGTCGAGGCACTCGAGCGTCTGGTTGCGCCGACCACGAGAGGGGATCCGATGTCGCCGCTGCGATGGACATGCAAAAGCACGCGGATTCTGGCCGTGGAGTTGCGCAACCAGGGGTTCATCGTCAGTCACACGAGTGTCGGAAAGAAGCTGCACGAGCTGGGCTATAGCCTCCACGCATTGCGCAAGAGCCATGAGGGCACGGACCATGTGGATCGCAACGCGCAATTCGAGCACATCAGCGCGATGGTGGAGGACTTCCAGGCGCGAAACCAACCCGTCATCTCCGTCGATACGAAGAAGAAGGAACTCGTCGGGAACTTCAGGAACGCAGGCCGTGAGTGGGAACCGAAGGGGCAACCGGAAGAGGTCAACGTCCACGACTTTCCCGACGATGCGGTGGGCAAGGCGATCCCCTACGGAGTCTTCGACATGACCCGCAACGAGGCGTGGGTGAGTGTCGGGCGCGATCATGACACACCGGCTTTTGCCGTCGCATCGATTCGCCAATGGTGGAGAACGATGGGTTTGCCAGCCTATCCGAATGCGACGGAACTTCTCATCACGGCAGATGCTGGCGGTAGCAACGGGTATCGCACACGCGCCTGGAAGAAAGAACTACAAGAGCTGGCCGATGACACGGGACTGAATATTCATGTGTGCCACTTCCCGCCAGGAACGAGCAAGTGGAACAAGATCGAACATCGGCTCTTCTGTCACATCACCCAGAACTGGAGGGGCAAGCCACTGACCAGTTTTGAGACAGTCGTCAACCTCATCGGCAGAACGCAAACTAAAAAGGGTCTGCGCGTCAGGGCGCGCTTGGACAAGAAGAAGTATCCGACGGGCATCGAGATCACGAAGGCGGAAATGAAGCGATTGGCGCTGCGCAAGGATGAGTTCCATGGCGACTGGAATTATTGCTTGGAGCCGCGTCGCGCCAAGTGA
- a CDS encoding ankyrin repeat domain-containing protein yields the protein MSKELFAAIEQHDASRVKALLVEGANPNEPQPEPPGLRPLQVAIYELADGGGLDVLLALIEHGADVNAWDVEQDKTPLLVAACENELAAVEALVKVGANPNVRSSEGDTPLRACAEVGNLGIASLLLGAGATQTINDWGGLSGYTALGHAADRLDLPMIKLLLDAGADPRAPDEDGRPAHYRLPPRAESDSQTWDAAFELLGGAKDRIPL from the coding sequence ATGTCGAAAGAACTTTTTGCGGCAATCGAGCAACACGATGCGTCTCGGGTCAAGGCGCTACTGGTCGAGGGAGCCAATCCAAACGAGCCGCAGCCAGAGCCGCCGGGGCTACGTCCTTTACAGGTCGCCATCTACGAACTCGCTGATGGAGGCGGACTTGATGTGCTCCTCGCGCTCATTGAACACGGCGCGGACGTCAACGCATGGGACGTCGAGCAGGACAAGACGCCCTTGTTGGTGGCGGCTTGCGAAAACGAGCTGGCGGCAGTCGAAGCGCTTGTGAAGGTGGGGGCCAATCCCAACGTGCGCAGCAGCGAAGGAGATACGCCGCTGCGGGCGTGTGCGGAGGTGGGCAATCTAGGCATCGCCTCTCTCCTGCTGGGGGCTGGGGCCACCCAAACAATCAACGATTGGGGCGGGCTGTCCGGATACACCGCGCTCGGGCACGCGGCCGATCGATTGGATCTCCCCATGATCAAGCTACTTCTCGACGCAGGTGCCGATCCAAGGGCCCCGGACGAGGATGGCCGACCTGCTCACTACCGCCTGCCGCCGCGCGCTGAATCTGATTCCCAGACATGGGACGCCGCGTTCGAATTGCTCGGAGGCGCGAAGGACCGTATACCGTTGTAG